From the Garra rufa chromosome 17, GarRuf1.0, whole genome shotgun sequence genome, one window contains:
- the crabp2b gene encoding cellular retinoic acid-binding protein 2b encodes MESNTERTFADFSGSWKMKSSENFEELLKALGVNVFLRKIAVAAASKPAVEITQQGESLSIQTSTSVRTTHVSFTVGESFNEATVDGRPCTSFPKWETDRKITCEQTLQKGEGPETSWTRELTNDGQLILTMRAGDVVCTRVYERD; translated from the exons ATGGAGTCAAACACGGAGAGGACGTTTGCTGACTTTTCTGGATCATGGAAAATGAAAAGCTCCGAAAATTTCGAGGAACTTCTAAAAGCTCTCG GCGTCAATGTCTTTCTGAGGAAGATTGCAGTTGCAGCAGCTTCCAAACCAGCTGTTGAGATTACGCAGCAGGGGGAAAGTCTCTCCATTCAGACCTCCACTAGCGTGCGGACCACTCATGTGTCCTTCACGGTGGGCGAGTCCTTCAACGAGGCTACGGTGGATGGACGCCCATGCACG AGTTTTCCAAAATGGGAGACAGACCGTAAAATCACTTGTGAGCAGACTTTGCAGAAGGGGGAGGGGCCTGAGACATCATGGACACGTGAACTGACCAATGATGGCCAACTGATTCTC ACCATGAGGGCCGGAGATGTCGTCTGCACCCGTGTGTATGAACGAGACTGA